In one Stenotrophomonas maltophilia genomic region, the following are encoded:
- a CDS encoding serine hydrolase domain-containing protein has translation MSAIRHVASVLLAFALYCPFAEARQSPADVLADIERNGRAAHSDAVLIQKDGVPLLDVASTSGPIHLMSATKSIMALAIGLLLDDGKLASLDEPVSAIYPEWRQGQKRDITVRMLLEHTSGLQNVPNAGVELESAPDLVQLALAAEITSVPGSAFSYNNKATNLLPGIIARLAGQPVDAYLEARLFRPLGITRYDWMKDEAGTPLGMAGLSLSARDLAAIGQLMLDGGVAKDGTRLMSEHAISLMTVESTQSADVGLLWWRLPEWERYTLLNDAQRTLRERGVSDRLQHALLAAEGSTFASKSALMAHLSQQLGDDWQPLYATEITGRGLKIADLFQSQRGPVSAYAANGYLGQHLVVVPEQRIVAVRLIQRRESHAFPVDDYATFPAEIIRLAKSMPALAAPATGIGGAQDDVAVHTEVRSTASPIRL, from the coding sequence TTGTCTGCCATCCGACACGTGGCGTCCGTATTGCTGGCGTTCGCGCTGTACTGTCCTTTCGCCGAGGCCAGGCAGTCGCCTGCCGATGTGCTGGCGGATATCGAGCGTAACGGGCGTGCTGCCCATTCCGACGCTGTGCTGATCCAGAAGGACGGTGTTCCACTGCTGGATGTGGCCTCGACCAGCGGGCCGATTCACCTCATGTCGGCCACCAAGTCGATCATGGCGCTGGCGATCGGCCTGCTGCTCGATGACGGGAAGCTTGCGTCGCTGGACGAACCGGTCAGTGCGATCTATCCGGAATGGCGCCAGGGCCAGAAGCGGGACATCACGGTAAGGATGTTGCTGGAGCATACCTCCGGCCTGCAGAACGTTCCCAACGCGGGGGTCGAGCTGGAATCTGCGCCGGATCTCGTGCAGCTCGCGCTCGCAGCGGAAATCACGTCCGTGCCCGGCAGCGCGTTCTCCTACAACAACAAGGCCACCAATCTTCTGCCGGGCATCATTGCCCGCCTGGCCGGCCAGCCCGTGGATGCCTATCTGGAGGCGCGCCTTTTCAGGCCCCTGGGGATCACGCGCTACGACTGGATGAAGGATGAAGCGGGCACGCCCTTGGGCATGGCCGGGCTCTCCCTGTCAGCCCGGGACCTGGCCGCCATTGGTCAGCTGATGCTCGATGGCGGGGTGGCCAAGGACGGAACGCGCCTGATGAGCGAACACGCGATCTCCTTGATGACCGTCGAGAGTACGCAGTCTGCGGACGTCGGATTACTGTGGTGGCGGCTGCCGGAATGGGAGCGATACACGCTGCTGAATGATGCGCAGCGCACGCTCCGGGAGCGCGGCGTATCTGACCGGCTTCAGCATGCGCTGCTGGCGGCGGAAGGCAGCACCTTTGCCAGCAAGTCGGCGCTGATGGCGCATCTCAGCCAGCAGCTGGGCGACGATTGGCAGCCGTTGTACGCCACCGAGATCACCGGCCGCGGGCTGAAGATCGCCGATCTTTTCCAATCCCAGCGTGGTCCGGTCAGCGCCTACGCCGCCAATGGATATCTTGGCCAGCACCTGGTGGTCGTACCGGAGCAGCGCATCGTCGCGGTCCGGCTGATCCAGCGCAGGGAAAGCCATGCCTTCCCGGTCGACGATTACGCCACGTTTCCAGCGGAGATCATTCGCCTGGCGAAGTCGATGCCTGCGTTGGCTGCGCCCGCCACGGGCATCGGCGGGGCGCAGGATGATGTTGCAGTGCACACAGAAGTACGCAGCACAGCTAGTCCCATCCGGCTATAG
- a CDS encoding DUF2268 domain-containing putative Zn-dependent protease (predicted Zn-dependent protease with a strongly conserved HExxH motif) — MASAICRWIAGGLAIALLATAAQAETRARAPIVRTDDVTRFFAVMDASGGRPDALLLQRRYLQPGSDALHQFSELRIGSMQRLADAIQQKPALYVKARTCAAALPGIRSGVTRALRNLGDIVPSARFPPVTLLVGRGTTGGVTTPDGVVIGLETLCNADWMQADVTERFVHLIAHEYVHVQQHGAAVEVPAPTLLYQTLLEGGAEYVGELISGQPANSHLQRWTAGRECALEREFVAQRDSTDLSRWLYNGPGDDTRRGDLGYWIGQRIARAYVNRADDRQKAIAELLDVRPETAEALFSASGWTPACVPGSTGAR; from the coding sequence ATGGCATCGGCCATCTGCAGATGGATCGCCGGTGGGCTGGCAATAGCCTTGCTGGCGACGGCCGCACAGGCGGAGACCCGGGCGCGCGCGCCCATCGTGCGAACCGATGATGTGACACGCTTCTTCGCGGTGATGGACGCCAGCGGTGGCAGGCCGGATGCATTGTTGCTGCAGCGCCGCTATCTGCAGCCGGGCAGCGATGCGCTGCATCAGTTCAGCGAACTGCGTATCGGCTCGATGCAGCGGCTTGCCGATGCAATCCAGCAGAAGCCGGCGCTGTATGTGAAGGCGCGCACGTGTGCTGCGGCACTGCCGGGCATCCGCAGCGGAGTGACCCGTGCGCTGCGGAATCTCGGCGATATCGTGCCGTCGGCCCGTTTTCCTCCGGTCACCCTCCTCGTCGGACGGGGCACCACCGGTGGCGTGACCACGCCGGACGGCGTGGTGATCGGCCTGGAGACACTCTGCAACGCGGACTGGATGCAGGCCGATGTGACGGAACGCTTCGTGCACCTGATTGCGCACGAGTATGTACACGTGCAACAGCACGGTGCCGCGGTTGAAGTGCCGGCGCCTACGCTGCTGTATCAGACGCTGCTGGAGGGCGGTGCAGAGTATGTGGGTGAACTGATCTCCGGGCAGCCCGCCAACAGCCATCTGCAGCGCTGGACCGCAGGGCGCGAATGCGCCCTGGAACGGGAATTCGTCGCGCAGCGCGACAGCACCGACCTGTCGCGGTGGCTGTACAACGGCCCTGGCGACGACACCCGCCGCGGCGATCTGGGTTACTGGATCGGGCAGCGCATCGCGCGGGCGTACGTCAACCGCGCCGACGACAGGCAGAAGGCCATCGCCGAGCTGCTGGATGTAAGGCCCGAAACCGCAGAGGCGCTGTTCAGCGCCAGTGGTTGGACGCCGGCGTGCGTTCCCGGCAGTACCGGGGCGCGGTAG
- a CDS encoding NADPH-dependent FMN reductase, whose translation MPDNSAPLRVLAFAGSLRRNSYNRHLIDAATGSAPAGLSLTIHDSIADIPLFNEDLEADAAGGPDGVMRLRAAVAAADGVLIATPEYNQSLPGVLKNTLDWLSRNDAALGEVLSGKPVAIMGATPGQWGTRLAQSQLRHALAAMGALVMTSPQLYIAEAASALDTATNDFDDATRKRLHRFLEGFQSWIHQLRGERRP comes from the coding sequence ATGCCTGACAATTCCGCCCCCCTGCGCGTACTCGCTTTCGCCGGCAGCCTGCGCCGGAACAGTTACAACCGGCACCTGATCGACGCTGCAACAGGCTCGGCGCCGGCCGGCCTGTCGCTGACCATCCATGACAGCATCGCTGACATTCCGCTGTTCAACGAAGACCTGGAAGCAGACGCTGCGGGTGGTCCGGACGGCGTGATGCGCCTGCGTGCTGCGGTTGCGGCGGCCGACGGCGTGCTGATCGCCACGCCCGAATACAACCAGTCCCTGCCGGGCGTGTTGAAGAACACCCTGGACTGGCTGTCGCGCAACGATGCCGCGCTGGGTGAGGTGCTGTCCGGCAAGCCGGTCGCCATCATGGGCGCCACCCCAGGGCAGTGGGGCACACGGCTGGCGCAATCGCAGCTGCGCCACGCGCTGGCCGCGATGGGGGCACTCGTCATGACCTCGCCGCAGCTGTACATTGCCGAGGCGGCATCGGCACTCGACACCGCAACGAATGACTTCGATGACGCCACCCGCAAGCGGTTGCACCGCTTCCTGGAGGGGTTCCAGAGCTGGATTCACCAGTTGCGCGGGGAGCGCAGGCCATGA
- a CDS encoding TcfC E-set like domain-containing protein encodes MSPRTLPLAITLALFCTAPAVLAAEGALDTLNLLEQSDALPDDFRDHFFDVPLVVRVERDGEYLGDARAVLTRDNAVSLLEFTDAHGSTQPESERERWLAVLGSPHALGPCTKPCRDGLAGLHYSLESSLLSIASEAAGQALAVQRHLSLPDSGSSGLILRHQLNAYGGEGQRAAGRYALAAQGSVGNWTLDASYQADRSGEDDRRVRHVLQSLHAQREFKDHFLRAGWFLPNFDGVTRQPRGAGRTRFTTFGVMAGSSDTLLVDSRSPSLYPVHVTANREGSVEVYRDGSLILTQAVRPGLQQVETRRLPSGIYEVELRVIEDGRETSRTTSIIHKPTQWRDPSRRWRYSAFAGVQDSLLDSFDDPGAGRPAVGGVVNYLAHPRAVLGVAVQSIGDERSLAGSVDWQVNDWANVYTNAYTSNRTGKGVDLQGLLRYRNGSVVASHTRSWQAQGDLIEPPPFPGYTSAPVREGWLRTSAVGVNHGFGRHGQLSARISHSQGISRGTGFDLSFSRRQTLFGSDANWRASVFDRPGSISSGLRRNRGVEFTLNIALGQDGRRYSGSLGSRTGARGGRDVYASAGVQQRFADSIVHSVAGQVTVDSTGIGLGGNAHFESAALRGDLHLQRSSLDGGVSGGVNLESTLAVGGGSLAIAGAGQASMVDTGMIIDVRSDLAGATIRAHDSRGGSHILRPGRNLLPVSAYRPGSIQLDFDDHHAPAAAIQPSVLPYHLNKGGIAYNQVDVVSTITVMGHLQDSQGRPLAGAHVVNHAGRSVAEADGFFALEMNSRMPTLVVRHPDISACSFELDGRTTRPRGEMWMAGILRCPPSAVAAQAAAGHAGEAP; translated from the coding sequence ATGTCTCCGCGCACCCTCCCTCTCGCCATTACCCTCGCGCTGTTCTGCACCGCGCCTGCCGTGCTGGCTGCCGAGGGCGCGCTGGACACACTGAACCTGCTGGAGCAGTCCGATGCCCTGCCGGACGACTTCCGCGATCACTTCTTCGATGTGCCGCTGGTGGTCCGGGTAGAACGGGACGGCGAGTACCTGGGTGACGCGCGCGCCGTGCTCACCCGCGACAACGCGGTGTCGTTGCTGGAGTTCACCGACGCGCACGGCAGCACCCAGCCCGAGAGCGAGCGCGAGCGTTGGCTGGCCGTGCTGGGCTCCCCTCATGCCCTCGGCCCGTGCACCAAGCCGTGCCGCGATGGGCTCGCCGGCCTGCACTACAGCCTCGAGAGCTCCCTGCTTTCGATCGCCTCCGAAGCGGCCGGCCAGGCGTTGGCGGTGCAGCGCCACCTGTCGCTGCCCGATTCCGGCAGCAGCGGCCTGATCCTGCGCCACCAGTTGAATGCCTACGGCGGAGAGGGCCAGCGGGCTGCCGGTCGCTACGCGCTCGCCGCACAGGGCAGCGTCGGCAACTGGACACTGGACGCCAGCTACCAGGCGGACCGCAGCGGCGAGGATGATCGTCGCGTCCGCCATGTCCTGCAGTCACTGCACGCGCAGCGTGAGTTCAAGGACCATTTCCTGCGTGCAGGATGGTTCCTCCCGAATTTCGACGGCGTTACGCGGCAGCCCCGTGGCGCAGGACGCACCCGTTTCACCACCTTCGGGGTGATGGCCGGTTCGTCCGATACGCTGCTGGTGGACAGTCGTTCGCCCAGCCTGTACCCGGTACACGTGACTGCCAACCGCGAGGGCAGCGTCGAGGTCTACCGTGACGGCAGCCTGATCCTGACCCAGGCGGTCCGTCCGGGGCTTCAGCAGGTGGAGACGCGACGTCTGCCTAGCGGCATCTATGAAGTGGAACTGCGTGTGATCGAGGACGGACGCGAGACGTCACGGACAACGTCCATCATCCACAAACCCACCCAGTGGCGCGATCCCAGCCGGCGTTGGCGCTACAGTGCCTTTGCCGGCGTGCAGGACAGCCTGCTGGACAGCTTCGATGATCCCGGCGCGGGCCGGCCTGCCGTGGGCGGCGTGGTCAACTATCTTGCGCATCCACGTGCGGTGCTTGGCGTTGCTGTGCAATCCATCGGGGACGAGCGCTCGCTTGCCGGTTCAGTCGACTGGCAGGTCAACGACTGGGCCAATGTCTACACGAATGCCTATACCTCCAACCGGACCGGCAAGGGCGTGGACCTGCAGGGCCTGCTGCGCTACCGCAATGGCAGCGTGGTCGCCTCGCATACGCGGAGCTGGCAGGCGCAGGGCGACCTCATCGAACCTCCGCCGTTTCCCGGGTACACCAGCGCGCCCGTGCGCGAGGGCTGGTTGCGCACCTCCGCAGTCGGGGTCAATCACGGGTTCGGCCGGCATGGCCAGCTCTCGGCCCGGATCTCACACAGCCAGGGCATCAGCCGCGGCACCGGCTTCGACCTTTCATTCAGCCGTCGGCAGACGCTGTTCGGCAGTGACGCCAACTGGCGGGCCTCGGTCTTCGATCGCCCCGGCAGCATCAGCTCGGGCCTGCGACGCAATCGTGGCGTGGAGTTCACCTTGAACATCGCGCTCGGCCAGGATGGGCGCCGCTACAGTGGCAGCCTTGGCTCACGGACCGGGGCCCGGGGTGGCCGTGACGTCTACGCCAGCGCAGGCGTACAACAGCGCTTCGCAGACAGCATCGTGCACAGTGTCGCCGGGCAGGTCACCGTGGACAGCACCGGCATCGGCCTGGGCGGCAACGCCCACTTCGAGTCGGCTGCACTGCGCGGGGATCTCCATCTGCAGCGCTCTTCGCTGGACGGTGGTGTGAGCGGGGGCGTCAATCTGGAGAGCACGCTTGCCGTGGGCGGAGGCTCCCTGGCGATCGCAGGCGCCGGCCAGGCCAGCATGGTTGACACCGGCATGATCATCGATGTGCGTTCGGACCTGGCCGGCGCCACGATCCGTGCCCACGACAGCCGTGGCGGTTCCCATATCCTGCGCCCCGGCCGCAATCTGCTGCCGGTGTCCGCCTACAGGCCCGGGTCGATCCAGCTCGACTTCGATGATCACCATGCGCCGGCCGCCGCGATCCAGCCGTCGGTGCTGCCCTATCACCTCAACAAGGGCGGCATCGCCTACAACCAGGTCGATGTCGTCAGCACGATCACCGTGATGGGCCATCTGCAGGACTCGCAGGGGCGGCCGCTCGCGGGTGCGCACGTGGTCAATCATGCCGGGCGCAGTGTCGCCGAGGCCGATGGCTTCTTCGCCCTGGAGATGAACAGCCGGATGCCGACGCTGGTGGTGCGTCATCCGGACATCAGCGCATGCAGTTTCGAGCTGGATGGCCGCACAACCCGCCCGCGTGGGGAGATGTGGATGGCTGGCATCCTCAGATGTCCACCTTCGGCCGTGGCCGCACAGGCTGCGGCCGGCCATGCTGGAGAAGCGCCATGA
- a CDS encoding CS1 type fimbrial major subunit yields MNLKSITVAALATLTLSPAVAFADPEQFPLQINVTATVPSPTGLQISPVGDWAGETQDLPWNMTTQRLEPVQKQIDMKSGLGAITAHLAYDAKLAADAGEMPMTVSVAGKTLDVGPAAAVEVATEVEAAAGKRALVSIAAAPAGGDYLQGNYSGTVSMMFESRSP; encoded by the coding sequence ATGAACCTGAAGTCCATCACCGTGGCCGCCCTGGCCACCCTGACCCTGTCGCCGGCCGTCGCCTTCGCCGATCCGGAGCAGTTCCCGCTGCAGATCAACGTCACGGCCACCGTGCCGTCGCCGACCGGCCTGCAGATTTCCCCCGTGGGTGACTGGGCCGGCGAAACCCAGGACCTGCCGTGGAACATGACCACGCAGCGTCTGGAGCCGGTGCAGAAGCAGATCGACATGAAGAGCGGCTTGGGCGCGATCACTGCGCACCTTGCCTACGACGCCAAGCTGGCGGCAGACGCCGGTGAAATGCCGATGACGGTTTCCGTGGCCGGCAAGACCCTGGACGTGGGCCCGGCCGCCGCCGTTGAAGTCGCGACTGAAGTCGAGGCTGCGGCTGGCAAGCGTGCCCTCGTGTCCATCGCAGCGGCGCCGGCCGGCGGCGACTACCTGCAGGGCAACTACAGCGGCACCGTTTCGATGATGTTCGAAAGCCGTTCGCCGTAA